In [Leptolyngbya] sp. PCC 7376, a genomic segment contains:
- a CDS encoding MoaD/ThiS family protein → MAVKVLIPTPLQKFTKNEPTVDCDGSSVKELLDSLEANCPGIKARLCDDQGNPRRFLNIYVNEEDIRFLDNVDTALNDGDEVSIVPAVAGG, encoded by the coding sequence ATGGCCGTTAAAGTTTTAATCCCGACTCCTCTCCAAAAGTTTACGAAGAACGAACCCACCGTTGACTGTGATGGTTCTTCCGTTAAAGAATTGCTCGATTCCTTAGAAGCAAATTGCCCTGGTATCAAAGCTCGTCTTTGTGATGACCAAGGTAACCCTCGTCGTTTCCTCAATATTTACGTTAACGAAGAAGATATTCGCTTCCTCGATAATGTAGATACTGCTTTAAATGATGGTGACGAAGTAAGCATTGTGCCTGCGGTAGCTGGCGGCTAA
- a CDS encoding H-type lectin domain-containing protein, giving the protein MSNNSYQDSYDVQEYLDLNREIEQTAEDSGSDMSNSIYFNSANFALTWMLTANVVPSAIRLSTMQSYVAYYAVMFVGEFISEMLERNGQGEAASYFGNDYDMEMDWGDAWYDDLGESVIQAAYDTLMGIQSTVDLVIKGFDLGSLEETLKNSINGELPRLTHDEKKEEAKIWNADEYIFREGGGNDYLDMDKRKHDASSFLQKFTVYGGGGHDYIANVDKAYGEDGNDQIKDANNAWGGKGDDYITNISNTAKGESGDDYIKNADVAYDGDDDDYIINSAREAHGDEGVETITFGESFDATPIVIAKLGSLNGIDTATLRLGSSSISSTGFDAFVQEDLSLDTELDHANEAVSYLAFNGGGGSLRGFAI; this is encoded by the coding sequence ATGAGCAACAATTCCTACCAAGACAGCTATGACGTTCAAGAATACTTAGATTTGAACCGAGAAATTGAACAGACTGCTGAAGATTCTGGTAGTGACATGTCCAATTCCATCTACTTCAACAGCGCTAACTTTGCGTTGACTTGGATGCTAACCGCAAATGTCGTTCCCTCTGCCATTCGACTCAGTACGATGCAGAGCTACGTTGCTTATTATGCGGTTATGTTTGTCGGCGAATTCATCAGTGAAATGCTCGAACGCAATGGGCAAGGTGAAGCCGCGAGCTACTTTGGTAATGACTATGACATGGAAATGGACTGGGGTGATGCGTGGTATGACGACCTCGGTGAATCCGTCATTCAAGCGGCCTATGACACATTAATGGGCATCCAATCCACTGTTGACCTTGTGATTAAAGGTTTTGATTTGGGCAGCTTAGAAGAGACCTTAAAAAATTCCATTAACGGCGAACTGCCTCGACTGACCCACGATGAGAAAAAAGAAGAGGCTAAGATTTGGAACGCCGATGAATACATCTTCAGAGAAGGAGGTGGCAATGACTATCTAGACATGGACAAGCGGAAACATGATGCTTCTAGTTTTCTGCAAAAGTTCACGGTGTATGGCGGCGGCGGTCATGATTACATTGCCAATGTGGATAAGGCTTACGGAGAAGATGGTAATGATCAAATCAAAGATGCGAATAATGCTTGGGGTGGTAAGGGCGATGACTATATCACTAATATCTCTAATACTGCCAAAGGTGAAAGTGGTGACGACTATATAAAAAATGCAGATGTTGCCTATGATGGCGATGATGATGACTACATCATTAACAGTGCTCGCGAAGCCCATGGTGATGAAGGTGTAGAGACAATTACCTTTGGTGAAAGTTTTGATGCCACTCCCATCGTCATAGCAAAACTCGGTTCTTTGAATGGTATCGATACCGCGACCTTACGACTCGGTAGCAGCAGTATTTCGAGTACTGGTTTTGATGCATTCGTTCAGGAAGATTTGTCTTTGGATACTGAGCTTGATCACGCCAATGAAGCTGTTTCTTACCTTGCTTTCAATGGCGGCGGTGGTTCTTTAAGAGGTTTTGCAATCTAG
- a CDS encoding DnaJ C-terminal domain-containing protein: MAADFKDYYSILGVSKSASADEIKKKFRKLALKYHPDRNPGDTVAEEKFKEISEAYEVLSDAEKRKKYDQFGQYWQQAARPGGGGNPYGAGAGVNVDFNNFDFGDFGSFEEFISELLGRGGGRTSSSYSSSSSSSSSYYSDFGFNTGTAGARSTAGANREANIKLTFGEAFRGVEKRLSLGSENINVKIPAGVTTGKKIRVKGKGMPSNTGGQPGDLYLIVQVTPHSFFQFDGDNLVCTVPITPDEAVLGTSIDVPTPDGSVTMRLPAGIKAGQSLRLRGKGWVKPKGDRTDQLVKIEIAVPKNPTAAEKECYQKLQSIGDFKPRKNLANIRL, from the coding sequence ATGGCAGCAGACTTCAAAGATTACTATTCCATTCTTGGAGTGAGCAAAAGCGCTTCTGCCGACGAGATCAAGAAAAAGTTTCGGAAACTTGCTCTCAAATACCACCCCGATCGCAACCCTGGAGACACTGTCGCGGAAGAAAAATTCAAAGAAATTAGCGAAGCTTACGAAGTTTTATCCGATGCAGAGAAACGCAAAAAATACGACCAATTTGGTCAATATTGGCAACAAGCAGCGCGTCCGGGTGGCGGTGGTAATCCCTACGGTGCAGGGGCTGGCGTCAATGTCGATTTTAATAACTTCGATTTTGGTGATTTTGGTAGCTTCGAAGAATTTATTAGTGAATTATTAGGTCGTGGTGGCGGAAGAACATCAAGCTCCTATTCCAGTTCCAGTAGTTCGAGCAGTAGCTACTACAGTGACTTTGGGTTTAATACAGGCACAGCAGGGGCAAGATCCACCGCCGGCGCTAATCGAGAAGCAAATATCAAACTCACCTTCGGGGAAGCATTTCGGGGAGTCGAAAAACGCCTTAGCCTTGGTTCAGAAAACATTAATGTCAAAATTCCCGCAGGGGTCACCACAGGAAAAAAGATTCGCGTTAAAGGCAAAGGTATGCCGAGTAATACAGGCGGACAACCTGGCGATTTGTATTTAATCGTGCAAGTAACGCCTCACAGCTTTTTCCAGTTTGACGGCGATAATCTCGTCTGTACTGTGCCCATCACGCCTGACGAAGCGGTTTTGGGAACGTCTATCGATGTGCCGACTCCAGATGGCTCTGTCACAATGCGTCTCCCTGCCGGAATCAAAGCGGGTCAGTCTCTTCGTCTACGAGGTAAAGGGTGGGTGAAACCAAAAGGCGATCGCACAGATCAGTTGGTAAAAATCGAGATCGCAGTACCAAAAAATCCCACCGCAGCTGAAAAGGAATGCTACCAGAAGCTACAGAGCATCGGGGATTTTAAACCCCGCAAAAATTTAGCAAATATTCGACTCTAG
- a CDS encoding IS982 family transposase, whose translation MSSLEALFCHVDDFCRIFEPLWHQALLSSGKKYRRRQRSLSLSEVMTILIAFHQSHYRNFKHFYLIKVKCDWQQEFPLAVSYQRFVTWILSSLIPLCTYLRRCFGQCTGISFIDATSIKVCHNRRISQHRVFEGCAARGKTSVGWFFGFKLHLVINERGELLNVQVTPGNTDDRQPVVELWQDLWGKVFADKGYVSQSLAQHLQEEHEVTLMAKPRRNMKHHLMVYQDKLFARKRALIETVIDQLKNISQIEHSRHRSPTNFCVNLLCGLIAYCHQPKKPSLQLG comes from the coding sequence ATGTCCAGTCTAGAGGCTCTGTTTTGCCATGTTGATGATTTCTGTCGAATCTTTGAACCCTTATGGCATCAAGCGTTACTCAGCTCTGGCAAAAAATACCGTCGCCGTCAGAGAAGCCTCAGTCTGAGTGAGGTGATGACTATTCTCATTGCTTTCCATCAATCTCACTATCGAAATTTCAAGCATTTCTATCTCATCAAGGTGAAATGCGATTGGCAACAAGAGTTTCCTCTAGCTGTGAGCTATCAACGCTTTGTGACATGGATACTTTCGAGCTTGATTCCTCTCTGTACATATCTGCGACGATGCTTCGGACAATGCACTGGTATTAGCTTCATTGATGCCACCAGCATCAAGGTTTGCCATAATCGCCGTATCTCTCAACACCGTGTTTTTGAAGGTTGCGCGGCAAGGGGCAAGACTTCGGTGGGATGGTTCTTCGGCTTCAAACTACACCTGGTCATCAATGAGCGAGGAGAATTACTCAACGTCCAAGTGACGCCCGGAAATACCGATGACCGCCAACCTGTAGTGGAGTTATGGCAAGACTTATGGGGTAAAGTCTTTGCCGATAAAGGCTATGTCTCACAATCTTTAGCCCAGCATCTTCAAGAGGAACATGAGGTGACCCTAATGGCTAAACCTCGTCGAAATATGAAGCATCATTTGATGGTTTATCAAGATAAACTTTTTGCTCGTAAGCGGGCTTTGATTGAGACAGTTATTGACCAACTGAAGAACATCTCACAGATTGAACATTCCCGACATCGCAGTCCCACAAACTTTTGTGTGAACTTGCTGTGTGGGCTGATTGCTTACTGCCATCAACCCAAAAAACCTTCTTTACAGCTTGGTTAG
- the thrC gene encoding threonine synthase yields MVQAPIDTAIKSLDTANFSQLTCKECGATYEAEAKHVCELCFGPLEVTYDYEKIKQKVSRETIEAGPNSIWRYKEFLPVETDTPIDVGTGMTPLLKANRLARRLGIKELYIKNDAVNMPTLSFKDRVVSVALTRAQELGFSTVSCASTGNLANSTAAIAAHAGLDCCVFIPSDLESGKVLGTLIYNPILMAVHGNYDQVNRLCSEVANSKGWGFVNINLRPYYSEGSKTLGYEVIEQLGWELPDHIVAPLASGSLFGKIYKGFNEFVKTGLVEDKDVRFSGAQAEGCSPISTAFKEGRDFIQPQKPNTIAKSIAIGNPADGIYALEIARKTNGNIEDVTDAEIVEGMKLLAETEGIFTETAGGTTIAVLKKLVEAGKINPDEKTVVYITGNGLKTQEAVQNAAGEPYTIDANLDSFEAALDRARTLERLDWQETSV; encoded by the coding sequence ATGGTTCAAGCACCCATAGATACCGCCATTAAGTCTTTAGACACCGCTAACTTCTCACAACTCACTTGTAAGGAATGTGGTGCCACATACGAAGCAGAAGCCAAGCACGTTTGCGAACTCTGTTTTGGCCCCCTCGAAGTTACATACGACTACGAGAAGATTAAGCAAAAGGTTAGCCGCGAAACGATTGAAGCTGGCCCTAACTCCATCTGGCGCTACAAAGAATTTTTGCCCGTCGAAACTGACACACCCATCGATGTCGGCACAGGCATGACTCCTCTCCTCAAGGCAAACCGCTTAGCTCGTCGCCTCGGTATCAAAGAGCTTTACATCAAGAATGATGCGGTAAATATGCCCACGTTGAGCTTTAAGGATCGCGTTGTATCCGTTGCTCTCACCCGTGCCCAAGAACTTGGTTTCTCTACCGTTTCCTGTGCAAGTACTGGTAACCTTGCCAACTCCACTGCGGCGATCGCTGCCCACGCTGGCCTAGACTGCTGCGTCTTTATCCCTTCCGACCTTGAATCCGGAAAAGTCCTCGGAACGTTGATCTACAACCCCATTTTGATGGCGGTTCACGGCAACTACGACCAAGTAAACCGTCTCTGCTCTGAAGTTGCGAACTCCAAAGGTTGGGGCTTTGTGAACATTAACCTCCGCCCCTACTACTCCGAAGGTTCCAAGACCCTCGGTTACGAAGTCATTGAGCAACTCGGCTGGGAACTCCCCGACCACATCGTTGCGCCTCTAGCTTCCGGTTCACTCTTCGGCAAGATTTACAAAGGCTTTAATGAATTCGTTAAAACTGGCCTCGTCGAAGACAAGGATGTCCGCTTCAGTGGTGCCCAGGCAGAAGGATGTTCTCCTATCTCGACAGCATTTAAAGAAGGTCGCGACTTCATCCAACCTCAGAAGCCCAACACCATCGCAAAATCCATTGCAATCGGTAATCCTGCTGACGGTATCTACGCTCTTGAAATTGCTCGCAAGACTAACGGCAACATCGAAGACGTTACTGATGCAGAAATCGTTGAAGGCATGAAGCTCCTCGCTGAAACTGAGGGCATCTTCACTGAGACTGCTGGCGGTACAACAATCGCAGTGCTCAAGAAGCTCGTTGAAGCTGGCAAAATTAATCCTGACGAAAAGACTGTTGTGTACATCACAGGTAACGGTCTCAAAACTCAGGAAGCAGTTCAAAATGCAGCAGGTGAGCCTTACACAATCGATGCGAACCTTGATTCCTTCGAGGCTGCTCTTGACCGTGCCCGCACCCTTGAGCGCTTAGATTGGCAAGAAACTTCTGTATAA
- a CDS encoding phosphotransferase enzyme family protein encodes MVICADFPVIYSTLSAIAIVERVLPLFGLANVERCELWHRGLSDIYLVQTPRGLRVLRVSHHHWRSRTDINFEVDFLNFLAKHQIPVAAPIATVEGDYVVEVGAPEGMRYATLFPFAPGEISMGGWTVEQSQRLGKVVAHIHQISTEFSCDHSRQALNLDYLLDESLSYILPFFGDRPHDWHFVQKTAEDIRDKLGDFSKAKPFWTVCWGDAHSGNVHFTKDQEITMFDFDQCGYGWRAFEIGKFYQAALTTGLCRKVREAFVTGYQSQTVFTEAEEIALQSLTQLAYIWSWRISLQNILLFNNSQLDRHYFTKRLERLRSLSTKAWNLF; translated from the coding sequence GTGGTGATCTGCGCCGATTTTCCTGTTATTTATTCCACGTTGTCGGCGATCGCCATAGTGGAGAGAGTGTTACCTCTCTTTGGTTTAGCGAATGTGGAGCGGTGTGAACTCTGGCATCGTGGCTTGAGTGATATTTATCTCGTGCAAACGCCTAGAGGACTAAGGGTCTTAAGAGTTTCCCATCACCATTGGCGATCGCGCACAGATATCAATTTCGAAGTCGATTTTTTAAACTTTCTGGCCAAACATCAAATTCCTGTTGCCGCTCCTATAGCGACTGTTGAAGGAGATTATGTCGTGGAAGTAGGCGCACCAGAAGGGATGAGATATGCAACCTTATTTCCCTTTGCACCTGGTGAAATTTCCATGGGTGGCTGGACAGTTGAGCAGAGTCAGAGGCTAGGAAAAGTCGTTGCACATATCCATCAAATCAGTACAGAATTTAGCTGCGATCATTCCCGCCAAGCACTAAATTTAGACTATCTCCTCGACGAATCACTGTCTTATATTTTGCCGTTTTTCGGCGATCGCCCCCACGACTGGCATTTCGTCCAAAAGACGGCTGAGGATATTCGAGACAAACTTGGAGATTTTTCCAAAGCAAAACCTTTTTGGACAGTCTGCTGGGGCGATGCTCACAGCGGTAATGTGCATTTCACTAAAGATCAAGAAATCACGATGTTCGATTTCGACCAATGTGGTTATGGCTGGCGTGCCTTTGAAATTGGGAAATTTTACCAAGCAGCCCTCACAACCGGATTGTGCCGCAAGGTACGCGAGGCATTTGTGACCGGTTATCAATCCCAAACTGTGTTTACTGAAGCTGAAGAAATAGCCTTACAAAGTTTGACACAACTTGCCTATATTTGGTCATGGCGTATCAGCTTACAAAATATTCTTTTGTTTAATAATAGTCAATTAGACCGACACTATTTCACAAAGAGACTTGAGCGCTTAAGATCTTTATCTACAAAAGCTTGGAACCTATTTTAG
- the thiL gene encoding thiamine-phosphate kinase encodes MKQIKHLSDLREPEILKVLQRFCPAEIIGDDGAVLAWQNNKDLVVTTDVLVDTVHFSDRTTPAKMAGWRAVAANLSDLAAMGATPVSITVGLSLPPKTELRWLEDLYAGIGACLQTYDTPLVGGDITRSPVKTIAITALGAVSKKNVIRRNTAQVGDVIIATGFHGDSRAGLELLLNPETGRNLTVGDRQYLILAHQKPLPRLDVSAYLNDIETDRNFAGMDSSDGLADAVLQLCEMSQAGAVLNETKIPISHALSRYQSLDKALQWTLYGGEDFELVLCMRRSPAEMLVQKFGKGCSIIGEITADKTVRLIRKDGRSQTLSRQNSFQHF; translated from the coding sequence ATGAAACAGATAAAACACCTTTCCGATTTGCGTGAACCTGAGATATTGAAGGTGTTGCAGAGATTTTGTCCAGCAGAAATTATCGGGGATGATGGAGCCGTCTTAGCGTGGCAAAACAATAAAGATCTCGTTGTTACAACCGATGTATTGGTGGATACCGTCCATTTCAGTGATCGCACAACTCCAGCGAAAATGGCAGGGTGGCGAGCCGTGGCCGCAAACTTATCAGATTTGGCTGCGATGGGCGCAACACCAGTGAGCATAACAGTGGGATTATCATTGCCACCAAAAACTGAATTACGTTGGCTAGAGGATTTGTACGCAGGAATTGGAGCTTGTTTGCAAACTTATGACACGCCTTTAGTGGGGGGAGATATCACGCGATCGCCCGTGAAAACGATTGCAATTACAGCATTGGGAGCAGTGTCAAAAAAAAATGTTATCCGACGGAATACCGCGCAGGTGGGAGATGTCATTATTGCAACTGGATTTCATGGGGATTCTCGGGCTGGTTTAGAGCTACTCCTCAATCCTGAAACTGGTCGGAATTTAACGGTGGGCGATCGCCAATACCTCATCCTTGCGCACCAAAAGCCGCTACCTCGTTTAGATGTGTCAGCTTATTTAAATGACATTGAAACGGATCGAAATTTTGCCGGGATGGATAGTAGCGATGGCCTAGCAGATGCGGTCTTACAACTGTGTGAAATGAGTCAAGCTGGCGCTGTTCTTAATGAAACGAAAATACCAATTTCACATGCTCTCTCTCGCTACCAATCTTTAGACAAAGCATTACAGTGGACGTTGTATGGAGGGGAAGATTTTGAGCTTGTTTTGTGTATGAGGCGATCACCAGCTGAAATGTTAGTTCAAAAATTCGGCAAAGGTTGCAGCATTATTGGTGAAATTACCGCTGATAAAACCGTGCGACTCATTAGAAAGGATGGGCGATCGCAAACCCTCTCACGACAAAATAGCTTTCAACACTTTTAG
- the grxC gene encoding glutaredoxin 3, translated as MTAKVEVYTWSTCPFCIRAKRLLDNKGVEYTEYCIDGDRQAREEMTDRANGSSSLPQIFINDQHVGGCDDIHALDRQGKLEALLV; from the coding sequence ATGACAGCAAAAGTCGAAGTTTACACTTGGAGTACTTGTCCATTTTGTATCCGCGCGAAGCGTCTGCTGGATAACAAGGGGGTTGAGTATACGGAATATTGTATTGATGGCGATCGCCAAGCCCGTGAAGAAATGACAGATCGTGCAAATGGCAGCAGCAGCTTACCTCAGATTTTCATCAACGATCAGCATGTTGGTGGCTGCGATGATATTCATGCTTTAGATCGTCAAGGCAAGCTAGAGGCATTGCTCGTTTAA
- a CDS encoding CHASE2 domain-containing protein: MFQQGFKYKLSLAFQDLKIGLWPSLMLTLLIICGRWFGALQSLEFSVLDAFIHWGQPEETDSRITIIAIDEPTIQGAGQYPLSDRQLLELLQKIQAQKPHSIALDLFRDLPIPPDTKAFQEFIATQKNLFAIDKVLPITVDPPPGFPAKRLGFTDAFIDNDGMLRRTILGTQTEDGFRFSLVMLLAQDYLAQYDISLDNGDRDETAMQLGEVEIPRFYGRTGGYVQSTRAGAIETLIHFRRGQKPFNTYSAQMLLDGEIPADALTGQIILIGVASPSISDYFNAPPISSFNPDNELIYGVELQAHVLSQLLSGILDQRPLLRSPTEGIEYVWIFSFGLLGFLFAALEKSPVRTVLWTSITGLIFCAFCYGAFLLGWWLPLVPSLLLLGLNGYGLTAFHEHARNQKLRIHMQEQAIALLEVNNEILESKVTQRTAELKQAKEFAEASSLAKSNFLAHISHELRTPLNSILGFSQLLQKEEDLQSQNQDRVQMIYRSGSHLLTLINNILDLAKVESDKQDLNLQPFHLREIFATLDAIFRLRIEQKGIRFICQFADDCPASWIGDRPKLEQILINLLGNALKFTESGSIVLNIEPDRGMLKFSVADSGSGIHPDEIKKLFVAFEQTASGKSLGKGTGLGLAISYQLVQLMGGELQVTSEVGKGTTFFFSIPLEPVQDLEETSPKADEIPVSVVEAIADPNVVMRDVLTAEKAQQYFQQMDSAWQTQMQQAIASLNGKQIRFLIEQLPDEHQAFKEVLKELAQNYAFDTLEAICSS, encoded by the coding sequence ATGTTCCAGCAGGGCTTCAAATATAAACTCAGTCTCGCTTTCCAGGATCTAAAAATCGGTCTGTGGCCTAGTTTGATGCTGACACTCTTGATCATTTGCGGACGATGGTTCGGCGCTTTGCAATCTTTAGAATTTTCTGTACTTGATGCATTTATTCATTGGGGACAACCAGAAGAAACAGATTCTCGCATTACGATTATTGCTATCGATGAACCGACAATCCAAGGTGCTGGACAATACCCTCTCAGCGATCGCCAACTTCTAGAACTGCTGCAAAAAATCCAAGCTCAAAAGCCCCACAGTATTGCCCTCGACCTATTTCGAGATTTGCCAATACCACCTGATACTAAAGCTTTTCAGGAATTTATTGCGACTCAAAAAAATCTCTTTGCTATTGATAAAGTACTCCCTATCACCGTAGATCCTCCCCCTGGTTTTCCAGCTAAACGACTTGGGTTTACGGATGCTTTTATCGACAATGACGGAATGCTGCGGCGCACGATTCTGGGTACACAAACTGAAGATGGTTTTCGATTTTCTTTGGTGATGCTGTTGGCCCAAGACTATTTAGCACAATACGATATCTCTCTCGATAATGGCGATCGCGATGAGACAGCGATGCAGTTGGGAGAGGTCGAAATTCCGCGTTTCTACGGGCGCACTGGTGGATATGTGCAATCAACGAGGGCAGGTGCAATCGAAACGTTAATCCATTTTCGACGTGGGCAAAAACCTTTCAATACCTACTCTGCCCAAATGTTGCTAGATGGAGAAATTCCCGCAGATGCTTTAACAGGGCAAATTATTCTAATCGGCGTGGCTAGCCCCAGCATTTCCGATTACTTTAATGCGCCACCAATTTCCAGCTTTAATCCTGACAATGAACTAATCTACGGTGTTGAATTACAAGCCCATGTCCTCAGTCAATTACTCAGTGGGATTTTGGATCAACGTCCTTTGTTACGCAGTCCGACTGAAGGGATTGAGTATGTTTGGATTTTCAGCTTCGGGTTACTCGGTTTTTTATTTGCGGCGTTAGAAAAATCCCCTGTAAGGACGGTGCTATGGACATCTATCACGGGACTAATCTTTTGTGCATTTTGTTATGGAGCATTTCTACTTGGTTGGTGGCTTCCTCTCGTGCCTAGTTTGTTACTGCTTGGTCTGAATGGCTATGGTTTAACGGCATTTCATGAACATGCTCGCAACCAAAAACTCCGCATTCATATGCAAGAACAGGCGATCGCCTTGCTGGAGGTCAACAATGAAATTCTCGAAAGTAAAGTCACTCAACGTACCGCCGAATTAAAACAAGCAAAGGAATTTGCGGAGGCATCAAGCCTAGCCAAATCCAATTTCCTTGCCCATATAAGTCACGAACTGCGTACTCCTCTAAATTCGATTTTGGGGTTTAGTCAACTGCTACAAAAAGAGGAAGACCTCCAATCCCAGAACCAAGACAGAGTACAGATGATTTATCGGAGTGGCTCTCATCTTTTGACACTCATTAATAATATTTTGGATTTAGCGAAGGTCGAATCTGACAAACAAGATTTAAATCTACAGCCTTTTCATTTAAGGGAAATCTTCGCAACATTAGATGCCATTTTTCGCCTCCGCATCGAACAAAAGGGAATTCGATTTATCTGTCAATTTGCTGATGATTGCCCTGCGAGCTGGATTGGCGATCGCCCGAAACTCGAACAGATTTTAATTAATCTTTTAGGTAATGCTTTAAAATTCACCGAGTCTGGCTCTATTGTCCTTAATATCGAGCCAGATCGAGGGATGCTTAAATTCTCCGTTGCCGATAGCGGTAGTGGTATTCACCCTGATGAAATCAAAAAATTATTTGTCGCTTTTGAGCAGACAGCCAGCGGCAAATCCCTGGGGAAAGGGACAGGACTGGGATTGGCGATTAGTTATCAGCTCGTACAATTGATGGGCGGCGAACTCCAAGTGACCAGCGAAGTCGGTAAAGGAACGACCTTCTTTTTCTCTATCCCTCTCGAACCAGTCCAAGACTTGGAAGAAACATCTCCCAAAGCAGACGAGATTCCAGTGTCTGTTGTTGAGGCGATCGCCGATCCGAATGTTGTAATGCGAGACGTTTTAACGGCAGAAAAAGCACAGCAATATTTTCAGCAAATGGATTCAGCATGGCAGACGCAAATGCAGCAGGCGATCGCTAGCCTCAATGGCAAACAAATTCGTTTTTTAATTGAACAATTACCCGATGAACATCAGGCATTTAAAGAGGTCTTAAAAGAGCTTGCTCAAAATTATGCTTTTGATACTTTAGAAGCCATTTGTAGCAGCTAA
- a CDS encoding DUF1622 domain-containing protein, with protein MIIETFTITDYLNLNFLIANSEELAHGGNRLEFLDQCIFIIETFLEIAALIIIILASLKALQRLVLRYLKHQQLIDYNEVVRLEFGLSLALSLEFLLAADIAATAVAPSWEALGKLAVVAAIRTFLNFFLEKEVEKLEDKNKRTKVLIRQIREFGKLPRE; from the coding sequence ATGATAATCGAGACGTTTACCATTACTGATTATCTTAATTTAAATTTTTTAATAGCGAATAGTGAAGAACTTGCTCATGGGGGTAACCGACTCGAATTCCTAGATCAATGCATTTTCATTATTGAGACTTTTTTAGAAATTGCAGCTCTAATCATTATTATTCTAGCTTCGCTCAAAGCCTTACAAAGACTTGTTTTGCGATATTTAAAACATCAACAACTTATTGATTACAACGAAGTTGTCCGTCTCGAATTTGGACTATCTCTAGCTTTATCTCTAGAATTTTTGCTTGCCGCCGATATTGCAGCAACAGCAGTCGCTCCTTCATGGGAAGCTCTTGGGAAATTAGCTGTAGTTGCGGCAATCCGAACCTTCCTAAACTTTTTCCTTGAGAAAGAAGTAGAAAAACTTGAGGACAAAAATAAACGAACGAAAGTTCTGATTCGTCAAATCCGAGAGTTTGGGAAATTGCCGAGAGAGTAA
- a CDS encoding acyltransferase family protein has translation MAQHDTRDRRIDLLRFIGITLIILAHVNPPEIIFQFRNFDVPLMILISGSSFCLSYKNQPFLFYFWKRVKRLVFSTWLFLSIYFLFLRFYYHSFPPITKVLESYVLDDGIGFVWIIRVFLMVGLCAPLIKKLFTNRISDRQYIVILFMVLMLNEGIRYFSLIYLPEAIAGLFNSTVLYLIPYAIVFAFGLLLPTSDIKKLCQIALLSLLTFCFMSSLLYIKYGEFVPTQAFKYPPSIYYLSYAMFVSILLWINSPRVLKVINRVTYLQSFILFVAQNSMWIYLWHILFMRVTPRYFFVVEFLIVYFSSVIITYMQVWILNAKILPLIKSSSLQKSIRIILTG, from the coding sequence ATGGCTCAGCACGATACTAGAGACAGAAGAATAGATTTACTTCGATTTATAGGAATAACTCTGATTATTCTTGCCCATGTGAATCCTCCAGAGATTATTTTTCAGTTTCGAAACTTTGATGTCCCTTTGATGATTTTAATTTCAGGAAGTTCGTTTTGTCTTTCTTACAAAAATCAACCCTTTTTATTCTATTTCTGGAAGAGAGTCAAAAGATTAGTATTTTCAACTTGGCTATTCTTAAGTATTTACTTCCTTTTCCTAAGATTTTATTATCATTCTTTTCCTCCGATAACTAAAGTATTGGAGAGCTATGTTCTTGATGACGGTATTGGTTTTGTCTGGATTATACGAGTTTTTCTAATGGTTGGATTATGTGCTCCACTTATCAAGAAGCTATTCACCAATAGGATATCAGACAGGCAATATATTGTAATTCTATTTATGGTCCTAATGCTGAATGAAGGTATTCGATACTTTTCTTTGATCTACTTGCCAGAGGCAATAGCAGGACTTTTTAACTCCACTGTTCTCTACTTGATTCCCTATGCAATAGTATTTGCCTTCGGTCTTTTATTGCCAACTTCAGATATCAAAAAACTTTGTCAAATAGCATTGCTTTCATTGCTCACCTTTTGCTTTATGTCGTCTTTGCTATACATTAAATATGGTGAATTTGTCCCGACTCAGGCATTTAAATATCCTCCATCAATATACTATTTGTCTTATGCGATGTTCGTTTCTATATTGTTATGGATCAACAGTCCAAGAGTACTAAAAGTAATAAATAGAGTTACTTACTTACAGTCATTTATTTTGTTTGTTGCTCAAAATTCAATGTGGATATATTTATGGCATATCCTTTTTATGAGAGTAACTCCAAGATATTTTTTTGTTGTCGAATTTTTAATTGTTTATTTTTCTTCGGTGATAATAACATACATGCAAGTATGGATACTTAACGCAAAAATACTGCCGCTTATTAAAAGCTCATCTCTTCAAAAGAGTATACGGATTATTCTTACTGGGTAG